The Aerosakkonema funiforme FACHB-1375 genome has a window encoding:
- the cas5d gene encoding type I-D CRISPR-associated protein Cas5/Csc1: protein MILYQCLLTLHDNVFFATREMGILYETEKYLHNWALSYALFQTVYIPTPYRLQGKNAQKPAYFDANREQNLFHLNQAEIYVFPAQPLRCSYQINTFKAAQVKYYGRSERFGEGNAKRNYPANIGRAKELAVGSYYQTFIIAEKEIEIPHWIRLGKWAAKVQVEARIIPASGIKVKSGEYICQHPLNPIDLPRSSRLLLYNRIVMPPVSLVSQAQLIGEYWEVSKEDNWQGFKELPKQFCLPKGVSYGINAVAVS from the coding sequence ATGATTCTTTATCAATGTCTTCTCACTCTGCACGATAATGTTTTTTTCGCGACTCGCGAAATGGGGATTCTTTATGAAACGGAGAAATATTTGCATAATTGGGCTTTAAGTTATGCTTTGTTCCAAACGGTTTATATTCCTACGCCTTACCGTTTACAAGGGAAAAATGCTCAGAAGCCTGCTTATTTTGATGCTAATCGCGAACAGAATCTATTTCATTTGAATCAAGCAGAAATCTATGTTTTTCCGGCTCAACCTTTGAGATGCTCTTACCAAATTAATACTTTTAAAGCGGCTCAAGTTAAGTATTACGGGAGATCGGAACGGTTTGGTGAGGGTAATGCCAAACGCAATTATCCGGCTAACATTGGTCGAGCGAAAGAATTAGCGGTTGGTAGTTACTATCAAACTTTTATTATAGCCGAAAAAGAGATAGAAATTCCTCATTGGATACGGTTAGGGAAATGGGCGGCTAAAGTGCAAGTTGAAGCTCGGATAATTCCGGCATCTGGAATTAAAGTGAAGTCGGGGGAATATATTTGTCAGCATCCTTTAAATCCCATTGATTTACCTCGTTCTTCCCGTTTATTATTGTACAACCGAATTGTCATGCCACCAGTTAGTTTAGTCAGTCAAGCGCAATTAATCGGTGAATATTGGGAAGTGTCGAAAGAAGATAATTGGCAAGGCTTTAAGGAATTACCGAAACAATTTTGTTTACCCAAGGGTGTATCTTATGGAATTAATGCAGTTGCAGTCTCCTAA
- the cas2 gene encoding CRISPR-associated endonuclease Cas2, with the protein MKDTLFYLVIYDLPDNKAANKRRNRLHKLLSGYGKWCQYSVFECFLTAIQFVKLQQRIEKLIKPAEDSVRIYVLDAGSLKRTIAYGSEKPRQESAIVL; encoded by the coding sequence ATGAAGGATACTTTATTTTATTTGGTGATTTACGATTTGCCGGATAATAAAGCGGCAAATAAGCGGCGGAATCGATTGCACAAATTGCTTTCTGGTTATGGAAAGTGGTGTCAGTATAGCGTTTTTGAATGTTTTTTGACGGCGATTCAGTTTGTCAAGCTGCAACAAAGAATTGAAAAGTTGATTAAGCCTGCGGAAGATTCGGTGCGAATTTACGTTTTGGATGCGGGATCGCTGAAAAGGACGATCGCATACGGTTCCGAGAAGCCACGACAGGAAAGTGCGATCGTACTTTAG
- the cas6 gene encoding CRISPR-associated endoribonuclease Cas6 translates to MELMQLQSPKSFNLYAIVVQLGAVDRGYLPQTLGRAIHAQVLQWLNKGDPNVAEFVHESQESPISLSGLIGNRRPSGIRPGDEFYFRISLLNGSLIDPLLSGIEQWGNEPITLGKFTFTIKGFYSLPGTHPWVGSADYGMLAKLPNSANEITLEFLSPTSFKQTQYIQPFPLPELVFFSLQRRWNFFAPEALKIDAISWQSLVCAYQLETHALKMEGGAEIGAKGWVKYRFPDAEQARIANILAHFAFFAGVGRKTSMGMGQTKLIH, encoded by the coding sequence ATGGAATTAATGCAGTTGCAGTCTCCTAAATCTTTTAATTTGTATGCGATCGTCGTACAATTAGGCGCAGTAGATCGAGGATATTTACCCCAGACTTTAGGACGAGCAATTCACGCTCAGGTTTTGCAATGGTTAAATAAAGGCGATCCAAATGTGGCTGAATTCGTCCATGAAAGTCAAGAATCTCCGATTAGTTTATCCGGTTTAATTGGCAATCGTCGCCCATCGGGAATTCGACCGGGAGATGAATTTTATTTCCGCATTAGTTTGTTAAATGGTAGTCTCATCGATCCGCTTTTAAGTGGGATAGAACAGTGGGGAAACGAACCGATTACTCTGGGCAAATTTACCTTTACAATTAAAGGGTTTTATTCCTTGCCGGGAACTCATCCTTGGGTTGGTTCTGCTGATTATGGAATGTTGGCTAAATTGCCAAATTCTGCCAACGAAATCACGCTGGAATTCCTCTCGCCTACCAGTTTCAAACAAACTCAATATATCCAGCCTTTCCCTTTACCTGAATTAGTATTTTTCAGCCTGCAAAGACGTTGGAATTTCTTTGCGCCAGAAGCACTAAAAATTGATGCGATCTCCTGGCAAAGTTTAGTTTGTGCTTATCAGTTAGAAACCCATGCTTTGAAAATGGAAGGCGGCGCTGAAATTGGAGCAAAAGGATGGGTTAAATACCGTTTTCCCGATGCGGAACAAGCGCGAATTGCCAATATTTTAGCACATTTTGCTTTTTTTGCGGGTGTCGGGAGGAAAACGTCGATGGGTATGGGCCAGACAAAGTTGATTCATTAA
- the cas1d gene encoding type I-D CRISPR-associated endonuclease Cas1d, with product MSVLYVTQPEAILNKNYEAFTVAIKQEDGSWKKQSIPAQTVKQVVLMGNPQVTGDALTYALELGIPVHYLSIFGKYLGSALPGYSRNGALRLAQFELYRDTERRLQLVKAIVTAKIQNQYTVLYRQKISDSPLKSHKKLVAQKKTLDEVRGVEGIAAKDYFADWSAILKEPWSFPNRNRRPPTDPVNSLLSFAYGLLRVQVTAAVHVVGLDPYIGYLHEVSRGQPSMVLDLMEEFRPLVADSLVFSVLNKREIQPNDFTESLGAYRLSDDGRKRFLQAFEQKMNSEFTHPVFDYVCTYRRAIELQARLLGRYLQEGVPYKPLVLR from the coding sequence ATGTCTGTACTTTACGTTACGCAACCGGAAGCAATTTTGAATAAGAACTACGAAGCTTTTACTGTTGCTATAAAACAGGAAGATGGCAGTTGGAAAAAGCAATCAATTCCTGCCCAAACGGTAAAACAAGTTGTTTTAATGGGTAATCCGCAAGTAACGGGGGATGCTTTGACTTATGCTTTGGAATTGGGTATACCAGTTCACTACCTTTCGATTTTTGGTAAATATTTGGGGAGTGCTTTACCGGGTTATTCTCGCAATGGTGCTTTGCGGTTGGCGCAGTTTGAATTGTATCGAGATACGGAACGGCGATTGCAATTGGTGAAGGCAATTGTCACGGCTAAAATTCAAAATCAATATACGGTTTTGTATCGCCAAAAAATTAGCGATAGTCCGCTGAAAAGTCATAAGAAATTAGTAGCGCAAAAGAAAACTTTGGATGAGGTGCGAGGGGTTGAAGGTATCGCCGCTAAGGATTATTTTGCTGATTGGTCGGCTATTTTGAAAGAACCTTGGTCTTTTCCCAACCGAAATCGCCGTCCTCCTACCGATCCGGTGAATTCTTTGCTGAGTTTTGCTTATGGATTGTTGCGAGTTCAGGTAACAGCAGCAGTTCATGTGGTGGGACTCGATCCTTATATTGGTTATTTGCATGAAGTTAGTCGCGGACAACCTTCTATGGTGTTGGATTTGATGGAGGAATTTCGTCCTTTGGTGGCGGATAGTTTGGTGTTTTCGGTGTTGAATAAGCGAGAAATTCAACCAAATGATTTTACGGAAAGTTTGGGTGCTTATCGACTTTCTGATGATGGACGCAAGCGTTTTTTGCAAGCGTTTGAACAGAAGATGAATAGTGAGTTTACCCATCCGGTGTTTGATTATGTTTGCACTTATCGACGGGCGATCGAACTACAAGCGCGGTTGCTGGGTCGCTATTTGCAAGAGGGTGTACCTTATAAACCGTTGGTGTTGCGATGA
- a CDS encoding metallophosphoesterase family protein yields the protein MILFGGDPHGDFRPFIRAVETYAPQAAILLGDLDLERSLDEELSAILEKTEVWFIPGNHDCDRDCWYDNLFGSKLGDRNLHNRVVEIDGKRVAGLGGIFREKIWRPPIKPRFRSRKDLLHYCRKEERWRGDIPRKHHASIFWQEYEALWEKRADILVTHEAPSCHRYGFRELDELAEALGVKKVFHGHHHEQYSATICKGKIAVHGVAKAGVSDEYGNVLIPGKRDKQYRDNLA from the coding sequence ATGATTCTGTTCGGTGGCGATCCGCATGGCGATTTTCGGCCATTTATCAGGGCGGTTGAGACTTATGCTCCACAAGCTGCAATTTTGCTTGGGGATTTGGACTTGGAGCGATCGCTTGACGAGGAACTTTCCGCCATACTGGAAAAAACCGAGGTTTGGTTTATCCCCGGCAATCACGACTGCGATCGCGATTGTTGGTACGATAACTTGTTTGGGTCGAAATTGGGCGATCGCAACCTGCACAACCGCGTCGTCGAGATTGATGGCAAGCGCGTAGCCGGATTGGGTGGCATATTCCGCGAAAAGATTTGGAGACCGCCTATCAAACCCAGATTTCGCAGTCGCAAAGACTTATTACATTATTGCCGAAAAGAGGAACGCTGGCGCGGCGATATTCCGCGCAAACATCATGCCAGCATATTTTGGCAAGAGTACGAGGCACTTTGGGAGAAGCGAGCCGATATACTGGTAACTCATGAGGCTCCTTCTTGCCATCGCTATGGTTTCAGGGAATTAGACGAGTTGGCGGAAGCGCTGGGAGTCAAAAAAGTATTTCACGGTCATCACCACGAACAGTATAGCGCCACAATATGCAAAGGCAAAATTGCGGTGCATGGGGTTGCCAAAGCTGGAGTGAGCGATGAATATGGAAATGTGTTGATACCGGGGAAGCGAGATAAGCAATATCGCGATAATTTAGCTTGA
- a CDS encoding RNA-guided endonuclease InsQ/TnpB family protein → MFKAFKYRIYPTTEQKDLLVKSFGCCRWFYNYSLNLTTETYKKTGKGLSRNEIIRLLPQLKKEYEWLTEPPSQILQQVALDLSSAFLNFFEKRANYPNFKKKHQRQSIRFPQGMKLSGDYLTLPKLGKVYCKVSRIPDGEFKSVTVSMTPSGEFYANCLYDDGKGKPEPIKEGKAVGIDLGITHFAITSDGTKHGNPKYYRKHEKKLVLCLQRLAKKQKGSSNRNKARIRVAKIHQKITRCREDFLHKLSRKLVDENQVVVVENLAVRNMVRNHKLAKSIADLGWGQFCTMLKYKAEWDGKIYIEVNRFFPSSKTCNHCLNQMSELPLDIRSWRCPKCGTLHDRDINAAKNIRDEGLRMLEVGHTSVASGERVRPSKGTAFVRHRSMKEESPHL, encoded by the coding sequence ATGTTTAAGGCGTTTAAGTACAGAATCTACCCAACAACCGAGCAAAAAGACTTGCTAGTTAAGTCTTTTGGTTGTTGCCGTTGGTTCTACAATTACAGCCTTAATCTAACGACTGAAACTTACAAAAAGACTGGGAAAGGATTAAGTAGGAATGAAATAATCAGACTACTTCCACAACTCAAGAAAGAGTATGAATGGTTGACAGAACCACCTTCCCAAATTTTGCAGCAAGTAGCCTTAGATTTGTCGAGCGCTTTTCTCAACTTCTTTGAAAAAAGAGCTAACTATCCCAACTTCAAGAAGAAACATCAAAGGCAGTCAATTAGATTCCCCCAAGGCATGAAGTTAAGCGGCGACTATTTAACACTGCCCAAACTGGGAAAAGTTTACTGCAAAGTATCCAGAATTCCAGATGGTGAGTTTAAATCTGTCACAGTTTCAATGACTCCTAGTGGTGAATTTTACGCCAATTGTTTGTATGATGATGGGAAGGGTAAGCCAGAACCAATCAAAGAGGGTAAAGCAGTAGGAATCGATTTAGGTATCACTCACTTTGCTATCACATCAGATGGAACCAAACATGGCAATCCTAAATACTACCGCAAGCATGAGAAAAAGCTAGTCTTATGCCTTCAGAGATTAGCTAAGAAGCAAAAAGGTTCAAGCAATCGTAACAAAGCAAGAATTAGGGTAGCTAAAATCCATCAAAAAATTACTAGATGTAGGGAAGATTTTCTCCACAAACTAAGTCGTAAATTAGTAGACGAAAATCAAGTCGTGGTGGTAGAGAATCTGGCAGTGAGAAACATGGTACGCAATCATAAATTAGCTAAGTCTATAGCTGATTTAGGATGGGGACAATTTTGTACCATGCTGAAATATAAAGCAGAATGGGACGGGAAAATCTACATAGAGGTAAATAGATTTTTCCCTAGTTCTAAAACCTGCAATCACTGTTTGAATCAGATGAGCGAATTACCTTTAGATATTAGAAGTTGGCGGTGTCCCAAATGCGGAACTTTACATGACCGTGACATCAACGCCGCCAAGAATATTAGAGATGAAGGTTTACGAATGTTAGAGGTAGGGCATACCTCGGTAGCTTCTGGAGAACGAGTAAGACCAAGCAAAGGCACTGCTTTTGTAAGGCATCGTTCTATGAAGGAAGAATCACCGCACCTTTAG
- the trpS gene encoding tryptophan--tRNA ligase gives MASPRVLSGVQPTGNLHLGNYLGAIRNWVENQSQYDNYFCVVDLHAITAPHDPATLAENTYKIAALYLACGIDLQHSTIFVQSHVSAHSELAWLLNCITPINWLEDMIQFKEKAVKQGENVNTGLLDYPVLMAADILLYQADKVPVGEDQKQHLELTRDIANRFNHQFGNGKKILKLPEMLTRPEGARVMSLTDGTRKMSKSDPSDQSRINLLDTPEEIQYKIKRCKTDSVRGLSFDDPERPEARNLLTLYLILSGKTKEEVAAECADMGWGQFKPLLTETTINALKPIQDKYHGVMNEKGYLESVLREGREKAGAIANDTLAQVKAALGFSTPL, from the coding sequence ATGGCGAGTCCTCGCGTCCTCTCTGGCGTCCAACCAACTGGCAATCTTCACCTGGGTAACTACTTAGGAGCAATTCGTAACTGGGTGGAAAATCAAAGCCAGTACGACAATTACTTCTGCGTGGTCGATTTGCACGCAATTACCGCACCCCACGACCCAGCCACATTAGCAGAAAATACATATAAAATCGCGGCTCTGTATCTAGCTTGCGGCATAGATTTGCAACATTCCACCATTTTCGTGCAATCCCACGTCTCGGCGCACAGCGAATTAGCATGGCTGCTCAACTGCATTACGCCGATTAACTGGTTGGAAGACATGATCCAGTTTAAGGAAAAAGCAGTCAAGCAGGGAGAAAATGTCAACACCGGTTTGTTGGACTACCCGGTGCTGATGGCGGCGGATATCTTACTCTACCAAGCCGATAAAGTGCCGGTAGGCGAAGATCAGAAACAACACCTGGAACTCACCCGCGATATTGCCAATCGGTTTAACCACCAATTCGGTAACGGGAAAAAAATACTAAAATTGCCAGAGATGCTCACTCGACCGGAAGGGGCGCGAGTGATGAGTCTGACCGATGGAACTCGCAAAATGTCCAAATCTGACCCTTCCGACCAAAGTCGCATTAATCTGCTGGATACGCCAGAGGAAATCCAATACAAGATTAAACGCTGCAAGACCGACTCAGTTCGCGGTTTGAGTTTTGATGACCCGGAAAGACCCGAAGCACGCAATTTGCTGACTTTGTATTTGATTCTTTCTGGAAAAACGAAGGAAGAAGTAGCGGCGGAATGTGCGGATATGGGTTGGGGACAATTCAAGCCGTTATTGACAGAAACGACAATTAATGCTCTCAAACCGATTCAAGACAAGTATCATGGAGTGATGAATGAGAAAGGTTATCTGGAATCGGTGTTGCGCGAAGGACGAGAAAAGGCAGGTGCGATCGCTAACGATACTCTAGCGCAAGTCAAAGCCGCACTCGGTTTTTCTACCCCGCTGTAA
- the cas7d gene encoding type I-D CRISPR-associated protein Cas7/Csc2, protein MAILETLKPQFQTAFPRLASGKYVHFLMVRHSQSFPVFQTDGVLNTARTQAGLNTRDFLSRLVMFKRKQITPERLAGRELLRSLNLTSATEGTDNCCEYNGEKSCKKCPDCILYGFAIGDSGSERSKVYSDSAFSLTPYENSHRSFTFNAPYEGGTMSEKGEMRSAINELDHILPEVAFPTVETLRDPTFEGFIYVLGNLLRTRRYGAQESRTGTMTNHIVGIAFCDGEIFSNLHFTQALYDALKPDITAPISDILTKATEVADSLIKKEPVRKNQVILRPQLDELLTEVGEIYQDETRLQETLTALYQQTKSYAETYGALTKEKGKSKGKSGS, encoded by the coding sequence ATGGCTATTCTCGAAACTCTCAAACCTCAATTTCAAACCGCATTTCCGCGTTTAGCATCAGGTAAATACGTTCACTTTTTAATGGTGCGACACAGCCAATCTTTTCCAGTTTTTCAAACAGATGGAGTATTGAATACTGCACGCACCCAAGCAGGTTTAAATACTCGCGATTTTCTTAGCCGCCTTGTTATGTTTAAGCGCAAACAAATTACACCAGAACGGTTAGCAGGACGGGAATTACTGCGCTCTTTAAACTTAACTAGCGCCACCGAAGGAACGGATAATTGCTGCGAATATAATGGCGAAAAATCTTGTAAAAAATGCCCTGATTGCATTCTTTATGGTTTCGCTATTGGTGATAGCGGATCGGAACGTTCCAAAGTTTATTCTGATTCGGCATTTTCTCTCACGCCTTACGAAAATTCCCATCGCAGCTTTACGTTTAACGCTCCTTATGAAGGGGGAACGATGAGCGAAAAAGGTGAAATGCGGAGTGCAATTAATGAATTAGATCACATTCTCCCAGAAGTGGCATTTCCAACGGTGGAAACTCTGCGCGATCCGACTTTTGAAGGTTTTATTTATGTTTTGGGTAATCTGTTGCGAACTCGACGCTATGGCGCACAGGAATCTCGCACGGGTACGATGACAAATCACATTGTTGGAATTGCGTTTTGCGATGGAGAAATTTTCAGTAATCTGCATTTTACTCAGGCGCTTTACGATGCGTTAAAGCCGGATATTACTGCTCCGATTAGCGATATTCTTACCAAGGCGACGGAAGTGGCAGATAGTTTAATTAAAAAGGAACCAGTGCGGAAAAATCAGGTGATTTTGCGTCCTCAATTGGATGAATTGTTGACCGAAGTTGGGGAAATTTATCAGGATGAAACTCGCTTGCAAGAAACTTTGACGGCGCTGTATCAGCAGACGAAAAGTTATGCCGAAACCTATGGCGCTTTGACTAAGGAAAAGGGCAAAAGTAAAGGTAAATCTGGTTCTTAA
- a CDS encoding methylenetetrahydrofolate reductase: MFSIQSPTPLTSFRAAIQAGEFLVTAEVAPPKGGDPTHMVKMAQMLKGRVHAINITDGSRAVLRMCPLVASVILLQYGIEPICQVACRDRNRIGLQADLMGAHAIGIRNILALTGDPVKAGDHPDCKAVFDLESVRLLQLIDKMNNGFDWNDKPLTDGATDLFVGAAIDPQSPSWSGLQSRFERKLQAGAQFFQSQLISDFDRLEKFMSQIAAGSNKPILAGIFLLKSAKNAEFINRCVPGVNIPQHIIDRLASAKDPLEEGMKIAAEQVKLASQICQGVHMMAVKREDLIPQILDMAGIPPIQTA; encoded by the coding sequence ATGTTCAGCATCCAATCCCCAACACCCTTGACTTCCTTTCGCGCCGCCATCCAAGCCGGTGAATTTCTCGTTACCGCAGAAGTCGCACCACCCAAAGGAGGCGACCCCACCCACATGGTAAAAATGGCGCAAATGCTCAAAGGGAGAGTTCATGCTATCAATATTACCGATGGCAGTAGAGCGGTGTTGCGGATGTGTCCCCTGGTGGCGTCGGTCATTTTACTGCAATACGGAATTGAGCCAATTTGTCAAGTAGCTTGTCGAGATCGCAACCGCATCGGACTGCAAGCTGACCTGATGGGAGCCCATGCGATCGGCATTCGCAACATTCTAGCCCTGACTGGCGATCCCGTCAAAGCGGGAGATCATCCGGACTGCAAAGCTGTCTTCGATTTGGAATCGGTGCGTCTGCTACAACTAATAGACAAAATGAATAACGGTTTTGATTGGAACGATAAACCCCTCACGGATGGCGCTACAGATTTATTTGTCGGTGCGGCGATTGACCCGCAATCGCCCAGTTGGTCGGGATTGCAAAGTCGATTTGAGCGCAAGTTACAAGCTGGGGCGCAATTTTTCCAAAGTCAGCTGATTTCGGATTTCGATCGCTTGGAAAAATTTATGAGTCAAATTGCGGCTGGTAGCAATAAACCGATTTTGGCCGGGATTTTTCTGCTCAAATCCGCCAAAAACGCCGAATTTATCAATCGCTGCGTACCGGGGGTGAATATTCCGCAACACATTATCGATCGTTTGGCAAGTGCAAAAGATCCATTAGAGGAAGGGATGAAAATTGCCGCCGAACAAGTCAAGCTAGCCAGTCAAATTTGTCAAGGCGTTCACATGATGGCGGTGAAGCGCGAAGATTTGATTCCCCAAATTCTCGATATGGCTGGAATTCCACCAATTCAGACCGCTTGA
- the cas4 gene encoding CRISPR-associated protein Cas4, which produces MNENYLSLAYLNAWEYCPRRFYLEYQLGEMEDNEHIIIGRYLHENINQEGTSMEGDILIHRQQWVWSESLKVSGIIDAVEERDGQLIPLEYKKGKMAQHLNDHFQLCAAALCLEERTGREIAYGEIFYHGNRRRQQVKFTPQLRQMTQEAILAAHQTASGKIPSPIDHSKKCKACSLIGICLPLEVKQLLREGV; this is translated from the coding sequence ATGAATGAAAATTACCTTTCTTTAGCTTATCTCAACGCTTGGGAATATTGCCCCAGACGATTTTACCTAGAATATCAACTAGGCGAAATGGAGGATAACGAACATATTATTATCGGGCGTTATCTACATGAAAATATCAACCAAGAAGGCACTTCTATGGAGGGCGATATTCTAATTCATCGCCAGCAGTGGGTATGGAGTGAAAGTCTAAAAGTTAGCGGCATTATCGATGCAGTGGAAGAACGAGATGGTCAACTGATTCCCTTGGAATATAAAAAGGGAAAAATGGCACAACATCTCAACGATCATTTTCAATTATGTGCGGCTGCTTTGTGTTTGGAAGAACGCACGGGAAGAGAGATTGCTTATGGTGAAATTTTTTATCACGGCAATCGCAGACGGCAACAAGTTAAGTTTACACCACAGTTACGACAAATGACTCAAGAAGCTATTTTGGCAGCGCATCAAACTGCGTCTGGCAAAATTCCATCACCGATCGATCATTCTAAAAAATGCAAAGCTTGCAGTTTAATCGGCATTTGTCTGCCTTTGGAAGTTAAACAATTATTACGGGAAGGAGTCTAA